The following DNA comes from Thunnus thynnus chromosome 3, fThuThy2.1, whole genome shotgun sequence.
TGTCCTTTGAGGAAGCCAGTGAAGTAAAATAGAGTTTTTGAGGGGCCAAGAAGTAACGTTAATACTAGACGACTTACGGTTCTAAATAAAGTGcaagttttaaattaaaagggATAAAACCACATAAGAACCAGCTGCTAATGAAGGGGGAATTGTTACtgacatgtgtttgtttgtccacACAGGTTGTGTCATGGCGTTTCCTCTCCCCAGACCTCAGGCTCCTCAGCTTCCCCAGCATCTGCTCAGGACCGTAGACTGTCAGCAAGGAGCTGTCAGGGCTGTTCGCTTCAATTGTAATAATGACACACAAATATTCATCATGCTAATGTTGAGACTGTTGAGATAAATCAATATCCAATATATGAAAACATGCATACTATAGTCTGACTGTAGTCCAGTTAAATTAACAGAGTAAAGTAAATACTCTGCGTTCTTTTCTTCTATTGTGTcatgtttgtattatttaaGTCTGTACACTCTTTGTGATGTCAGCTGCTTCAGCTTAcacctgtctctgtctcctgtCTCCCTGCTTGATCAGCTGATGGGAACTACTTGCTGTCCTGTGGCAGTGACAAATCTCTAAAGTTGTGGAGTGTGAGCCGAGGGACCCTGTTGAAGACGTACAGTGGCCACGGATACGAGGTTCTGGATGCAGATAGGTGAGCGAAGAGTTGTCACAGTCACCTCACCTACACTGTGTCAGGCAGGTCGATTCAGCGATATAGTTTCATCAAATTACAtgataaagtagtgtaaacacatgaagaagGAGAAATGTTGAAAAGATGTCCTtaagagatagatagataaaggAATGGGCAGGATGACTacatgtagggctgcaactaacaacaATTCATAATCAGTTCATcatgctgattattttcttgattaaacaaagactttgtttgtttgcaatgtAATGTAGGAAGTTTTGTTCTTGTCtatgtttgacaaatgtttcaccactgcaaCTGTATTTTGGTGTTCTTGTAAGTCGATGTGAGTTGGGCACTGGTATGCACATGACACAATAACTAACTATACTTTACTGAAGTACAGAATAGCGCTTTATAACTCTTAACCCCTGCATGAATGAACCGTTCTTGTTTCTCATTGGCTACTTCCACAGTTCCTATGACAACAGCCAGATCTGCTCCTGCAGCTCGGACAAGACAGTGATCTTGTGGGACGTCGCCACCGGCCAGGTCACACGAAAGCTCAGAGGTCATGCCGGGGTCAGTtctgctgtctgtttgtttgtcacaCCTGCACAATGTcactttgtttctctgtctgtttggttttgctttttttcttgatCTCACTAAAATTTTCTGTCTGCAGAAAGTCAACTGTGTTCAGTTCAATGAGGAGGCAACTGTCATCTTGTCTGGTAAGTCTCCAATCATGTAACATACCTACAATACATTATTCAGTATATTAGTGTGTGGTCCAGTCGATCAAAACTAATATTGATCATTTACTGTTTCAAATTGTATCACTATTATTAGAGTTTTATGTTCATTTAttcatgctgtgtttgtgtataaataaaagtattataTCTATTTTTCACCATTCAGGTTCCATAGACGGGACCGTGCGGTGCTGGGACACCAGGTCCCGAAGATTTGAGCCCATCCAGGTTCTAGATGAGGCTCGAGACAGCATCAGCAGCGTCAAAGTGATGCAACATGAGCTGCTTACAGGGTCAGAAAACTACTTATTTTGCCATTATTTGGATTTGATTTTAAGATTAATTCACAAATTACTAATGTCTCCTGTTCATTCAGACTGCAGCAGTTATAACGTTTTATAACATACATTTTAAGATTGCACTGACACACTCTTCTCACAACAAACATCTTCTGTTTAGGTCGGTGGACGGCAGAGTGAGGCGCTACGACCTGAGAATGGGACAACTGCATGTGGACTTCATCAGCAGTGAGTAATCTTATCCATTACGGTATTTTCCACATTCAGAAAACATGGTGACGACTATTATTCTGTTGAAGATGCATCCCAGCAGTGtaagatttataaaaaaaaaaatgataatatagAATTACAGAAGATGAAAATATAGCTCATAAGAGTAGAAAGCTAACAGAAAAGTAAAGTTAAGTGTTGATATATCATaaagcagtttttgtttttacactaaGACATCAGTTCTTAATGTGTTACTCATGTGATCATTCACATTTTCACCTGCTCAGTAAAGGACGTGTGTGCAGAAGTTTTAAATGCACTTGTAacttgtatgtttgtgtgttccaGGTCCcatcacctgtgtgtgtttcagtcaggACGGTCAGTGCACACTGAGCTCCAGTCTGGATTCAACGGTCAGACTGCTGGACAAGAGCACCGGAGAAATGCTGGGAGAGTGAGTGGTGTTCAACTGTTTCTCTCATTTAGAGCATGATGCCTTCACATCACTGGGTCTCCTTCCACTTtgtttaaaagataaaacagtgtGATAAAACAGTATAGGAAGGGATCATTGTTTTGAGTATACAAGTCAATAAAAAAATCGATGAAATTTTAGTATAAAAGTCGTAAATTATCGTTTGCAGTTGTGAAAAATAGTGTCAACATTTACAGGTTTTTTAGTACTTGAAGTACTCATAATCAGCAGAGCATTTGAATCTTCTCTCTATATTTTATCTAACATATGTAAGGGGGACAATCTGAGTTGTGCATGCTGCAACATTACCAGCAATATCTTTAATCAGCTCCTTCTAAAAAATCAAGATATTTTTCCAGgaaaatctataaaaacaaaagcagtgatTCTTAGTCATTTTAAAGAACAACATTACACTAAAACAATATTTAGGCTTGAACACTTTTATTCCACTGTTTAAGCTGTAAACTGTCATCTATGTTTCAACACATTACcagcatttgttttgtttgtttgttttactcagGTATACAGGACACAAGATGAAGGGCTATAAGCTGGACTGCTGCCTGTCCAATAAAGACACCCACATCCTGAGCTGCTCAGAGGACGGACACGTCTACTGCTGGGACCTCGTGGAGGTAAGCGTCCCGTTAAACAACCTCCGTAGAGCACTGAACGTTTCATCACAACCGTTTTACAAAAGTACAGTGGACAGAAATactaacaaatatttaacaATAGCATGTAGAGCAGCAGCCTGAGTCCTCTTTTATAACAGAATAGCAGAGGAGTGTAATAGTGGACTCGGTTGACAATCTGTCTTCAAGAACCAGTCCATCCTCAAAATCAAATTATCCTCACTATGCTATTTGTCACCaaattttcatcaaattttCGTTGCGTCCCTCACTTCCAGGGTTCTCTGTCCTTGAAGCTGCCGGTGGGGAAGGCTGTCGTCCAGTCGCTGTCCTTCCACCCCACAGAGACCTGCCTCCTTACAGCCATGGAGGGGCGTGTCCAGGTGTGGGGGGCAGAgccagaggagacagaggaggataCGATGGCCACATAGAGAGGGTGAAAGTAGTAGAAGCGTACTGAGAAGATTCCTGTTATTCTAGTAACAAGGCTATACTGTCGTCCTAAAGAAAACCAAATTAGGATGCCTGATGGAGTTATATAAAACCTAATGTGGCATCTTACTACCACGTTtagtttttctgtctgtaaagaCGAGGTTGCTGGTGCTGGAAAAGAAGTGCTGAAAGAAGGAATATCAGGAATCGTAAAGGCTCACGTGGACTACCCAAATCAATGAGATCATAACTGGAGTGTGTGTAAATTTATAAATAACCATGCTGGAGAAGTGGTTTTATTTTAGTCCTGAGGTGAGCTACTTTCAGACAGTTGCCGTCTAAATAAAGTTAACTCTTCAGCCAGATTCCCAGTCTGTCTTTATGGTTGTTAACTTTACAAAAATGTAGTTCTTTAAAGCGGAAAGCAAATGCTGTTGAGATTTTGTTACCAGATGTTTCACAGAATACACAATCTGGATATGAATTCAGCTCATTAGTGAGTCATCTCGCCCGCACGCTATTGgatttattaatttttgtatgacatcaaaatatttttgtacaaaaccgaataaacattttcttttataattcACACCACATTATGTATTTTGTCTTCTTTATATAAATGATACTCCAACCAACACGGTTCGGTTCTTTACAAGCTTATCTTTATTAGTACTGTACACAATGAACATAGAGATGAGCACGTTATAAAATAAGTTAATCAGCATGACAAATGAATggcaacaaataaataaataacttattatacataaataaatgttttaaaatgtggcaGGACCGTCGGTGTCTTTGTCTGAATTGTAAAGAGCTTCACTCGGCTGCATTTGTCGAACCACAAGATGTAGCTATGCAGCTTTGTACACATGATCCATTCTATTATAAACCCCAAAATTGCACtaaagattttaaataaatatatatgtcagcgtatttacaaaaaaaatgtcaagtaGTTTCTTGTAGAATCGTGTCTCTGATTGAGTTCTGCTCTTCTAAACGGCGTTGTCAGGATATCAAAACATTCAGAATAGAGCAAAATCAGTTGACATAAGTATGAAAAAGTATTTACATTTGAAGACTTCCCTTCCAAATCcctttatgtatttattgcaGACGTCAAATGAAAAACTCCCCTTTTTTCCAGAATGCAAACTGTTCATGAACTCAGAAAGCATCCTGGTTTTTAGCTTGACTGATATCGGAGTAGTTTTTTTAAAGCTCTCATAAGCCAAAAGTTGTTAAATTCTAATCCTGTTGAGGTTCATGAGATCTTCAGTTGAAGTCAAACCATTTAAATCAACAAAACTTGGAGTTATGAGGTTTTCACCCAAAAGCGACTCGTGTCAATTTGGGGAAAATAGCTTGATTTTGtgacataaaacatgaaatattggAATGAAAGTTGTCGTTTTCAGAAATTACAAGAAAACCAGTTTTGTCCTCCCAGATCATCTCGATCGCTTCATACCGCCCCACCCTTTCACTCCCCGCTTCACCCGTCTACGTTCAGCCCTCTAGCCCACACAGCTGCAGCCCGCAGCCGACAGCTTCTCCACCTTGTGCCAGCGGTGTGAGTTATCGAGGAAGGCCATGTCCTCATGGTGGGAGGGCCGGCAACAGGGCGCGTTGTGCCACAGCTCCCCGGGCGCCGGTTGTGGGAGCACCCCACTGAGCTGCAGGTTGGTGAGGGTGAGGTCGTGGTTGGAGCGAACGCGGGGACACGTCCCGCTGCAGTACTTGAAGAGGACGGATTCGTCTGAGTCGTAGCCAAGCCCGAGGTCTCGAACCTGCAGCAGGATGGAGTGCAGGCCACACTGGGAGTCATGAGTGGAACGGCGTGACCGGACCGGGATCGGGACGATGGAATCGGGTGATGGCCCAACTTCAGAAGTCTCTGTTTGGCCATCTTCTTCAGCAGGATCTCTGCTTTTGTTGTCCTCACTTGGAGACATGTGTGATGCTGTTTCTCGTTTCTGATCTAGAAAAGGCAGAAAGAGTTATCTATACGTATCATATGTACCAAATTACTGGTAAGAAATTTATCAAAAGGGTCCTAACTGACAGCTAAGTGCAACTACTTTCAAACTTCACCCCAATCCACAttgaaacaacaaatatttacacTCTAGCTAAAAGATCAAATTTCTCAGTATATACACCATATTTAACACAACATTGGGAAATTCAgtaaaatgtagattttagcCAAAAGGTCATAGGTCATGACCCTCATTTCAGCCAACACTCACCGATCAGTGACCTCAGCCAGTGGCCCTCTCCCCTCTGGATGCAGAACAGAATCACAACCAGCTTCAGCAGGGACCTCATCGCTAGAGTCTGCTCTTCGTCTACGCCGTCGCTCAAAGAGAACCAGACGTGTCTGCAAGTGTTTGCGGGTGCGAGTGATGCTTAAGATGTAGACGAGTCGCGACCTCCAATATATAGCCCTCGGAGATGAAGGGGGGTGAAGGGACGAGACGAGGAGGTGTAGGGGGGAGACAGACACTAACCCGTTACTTGCCAACAGACTATTCCATTCACCTGAGCCTGACAGCTAGCGTAGGAGGGCAGGCGGGCGTTTGACCCAGAATTTGTCCTGTTGGGATTATCTAATTGGTGTAAATCACTGGTTTATTGTTGAGTTTCCCGCAGATGTTTTTCCAGAGGACTCTGGCCCCTGGCAAATGGAGGGTTGGGGTTTCTTAAAAGGAGTGACTTGAAGGAGTGGACAATGATGCCACTTTGATGATGCTGAGAAGAATGTGTGATAAATGAATCATTAGAAAGATAGCAAGACAGACACGGAAGTGGAAAGGCAGCCAAGAGATACGTTCATAGACAGAAAATTATCAATCAGAAAATTAtcaatacacaaacaaaaagcaaaaaaaaaaaaaaaatgagtcatgtaggaaatgtaaatgatggagcttttaaaaagtttaaaagagcAAGATAAGTCATTGTGGAATGTCTTTAAATAGGCCCCCGTTGTAATCTGCTTTAGTCACTTTTCTAATTTTAAAGGTAATTTCTGAGGATTGATAAAGGAACGTAAGAAGAAACTCTAAAAGGTTAAAcgctgaagagaaaaaaaggaagtcaGGTTATAATTAGAACACAACAGGGCCTGTTTCAGCAGACATTCCACAATAGGTGACTCGTCTTGAAAAGAAGACAGAGCCGGTCCATAAATTGAGGGATTGGATCAGCAATGTGTGGCTGACATGTAGAATATGTAGAATATGCATTATGTAAAGGTCATAGGGCCCGAACAGGCAGTGAGTGGAATTTGGAGTTTGCAAGAAAGTGCATATTTGGACCCTGTTTCTGCCATACAGGTGCAGGTCAAACACCTCTGTGCACCTTTTTATAGCAAATGATGTGACTCAGGCTGAAAATATGGATAACCGCTGAATTAGGTAATGAGCTGCCAAACCGTCTGGTCCTCCTCTATATCTGAGAATACTGAAACCAGTCGCTTTAATCACAAACAGCCCTACAATAACACGTATCATTCTCTCTAGATTTATATCTGTGAACTCCATCTAAATTGAtcacatttatctttatatgTACCTCACAATTAAGACTGCTTGTAAGACTAAAGTAAGTGTAGGTTTATTTCTAGTAAGTATTTCCAGTTCATTAAAATCATCCATTAACAGCCAAGAATACAGATGTAATAAGGCATTATGGTTTGCTttacatttttgactttttaagtacagttttatgtatttattgtttattttaatggagACAAGTATATGGTGTTGGACTAATGCCATGCACCTTGGCATTTATAGCATAAGCTGGTTAACAATGTCTGTACGGACCTTCATACAAATAtgatacacaaaacacaacaacaaaatatgtaaaacaacACAACTCAAAGAGAACCAACAGATCATACAAGACTACACATCTGgttcctttttaaaaacagttttaatttgatttacaAAAGGACACCTTACGGTTCCTCAGGTAGTAGAAGTACCTCAAGagcctgttttttttagatatttatgGATAAGTTTAGATTAATATTAGCAAACTGAATAACATGATCAAAACCTGACATATGTAGTTTCTTAAGAATACGGCAGTGGTGGGAAAgatgtcaattaaaaaaatcaatcaaatcaaaaatcaatTACTTATTTCCAATGATTTCTGAAACCTTTTGACAGCAGGGTAATATCATAGAGCCAAATGCGAACTatttaaaatcactgaaattTGAAAGTCTTCACGACACCATCGTTTTAGTTTAAATGAATGACTTGCTTGACTGTGGAGGATGGATTTACTTCATCAAGACAAATtgtctgtttaaatgttaactGAGGCAATTTCCTCCAAACACACTGCTTCAGTTACTGTATGTTGCGTAGACAAACGGCAGCAGCACAGTTACACAGACTCTTAACTGCTCTGGATTATAGTGTGCTAAGAATAtttaaacatatacagtattcttTGTATAGGCGAAATGCACATTGATCAACATTATGAAAGTAAATGTGCATGTGAAAACTCTTTCAGTCAGGTGTTGAATTATCTATTAAAATAACAAGAGACAATCTGTAAAGTCTAAACAAGAAAAGGTGGAACATAAATGGTAAACAAAGGAATGAACATTAAAGAAAAGAGTAAGCAGTTCACATAGCAGGAAATATCCAATGCATGCGAATAATACAATAATCAAAAAAAAGGATATTACTTTTACAGAGCTGTTTTAGTATTTGCCTCCTGGTTTCACTTAGTTATATTTAGACAAGAGGAGTATGTCCAATGAGattttgagtttatttatttcagttaaacagCCCCATTTCTCATTTATTATAGCACTGCTGATATGAATTAAAAAGGAATCATCCCTAAATCTTGAACTCACAATGATCCATGAAATTTACTGCCAGGAATTTCAATAATTCTTTCCAGGATAAGGCTTTGGAGACTGcacaaaatgagacattaaaatgaaaaatgtatttttaagcaAGCTCCACCTCAAATACAGGTGTTTAACAACACTGACTATATATTTCTTGGACTATCTGCTGCTAGTCCAAATCATCACCATCACGCATTCACCTCATGCAAATGCTACACTTGctaaagtaaaaacaatttcAGTTGGACATAACTGTCTCCAAAATTTTTAACCATTTCATACgattcatattctgacccttcacagtcccccctcataattagtctctatatCAAACTTCTGAACCCATTTGTCATTCATGAATAcgtcatcagtcattaataaatgtatgATTAATCCTTactgaagctttcagagagcagagagagtgtattctttaggttttacactATTTGTTTCAAAATCACACTGTACTATGGCCTTATGTTACCTAAAACAGCCATAATGATTTAAGTtctatttatttaatgtaaagaatgcaacaacattttttgaacggtaattaaaaaaacaaacaaacaaaaaaatagttGCAAATTTAACCCAGAATACCTTCtatatacaaaaatgtatatcAACAGcacaaaaacctttttcaaaCGATAAAATTTCAGCCTAAAAGTTTACAGTTTAATGAGTTATTGTGCAAAGAAATTGTGAAATCTTGTCTGAGCCGCTTGAACAAGTTGACATCTGGTGTTTAGTTTTAAAGGGGTTCAGAAATTCAACCATTGAAGCGCCACTGAGCAAAACCCCGCTCTGGTACTTTATAGTCTGGTCTTTTAGGACTATGGTTATACTGGGCAGCTTTTAAGTGTCagtacatacatgcatgtaaCCTTCATCTTTGTGCATGCAGTATACAATAAATGAAAGTTCTTTGTCAACCTGTACAGGTTAACAACAATAAGAGCTCCGCTTGACTCAACTGCCCTCAGCCAAGCAAAATGCTTCTCACTGAGAGCACCCATTTTTCCGGTAATTTCCATGGAAAACAAGTGCACGAAAGGGCAAAGAGCCTGACACATTCCTTCTACTTTTCAAAGAGACGCAGGGACGAAGGCCaaggagagaaatgaaaagataGTGGGAAAGCGTAGGAGGTGGTGGGAGAAATACAGTGGAGATAGAGCAATCCCTTTGGATTACAGACTGAAAAACCAGTCTGGAATTCAAGGATGTCAGAGGACAGGAATGGGAAGAACGTGCCATCACTTttgtcaaaaaagaaagaaaaaagacacaaaatggtGACAACATTTGTATACTGTGGTCAGGCTGGTCAGATCTGAACACACTGCCTGATACGATTCCAAAACTAGATAcccaatatttttaaaaagcgtaaCCTACTCTAATGCCAGGATCGATATCACAAACTTAAAACAGAGTAGGGCCCCTTTATATGGATAttagtatatatgtatatatatatatatatatatatatatgtgtgtgtgtgtatattgttATCTAAGAGcttatttactcaagtactgttcAATTTGTTTCACAATTTCGGTATAATTTGAGGTGTTGTACTTTTAGTATTCCCGTTATATACAACTTAACatgttataatgcattataaaatgattataatgtattacaactaagagaattataatacactatgGTCCTGTCAGTGAGTGACCAGCAATTATGAAGTATTATGATACTTGAccttataagtcattataaaatgctttataatgtattatgattgttgttataaatcattatgaatatttatgagtgcttataattgtatttatatggattataatgtgttataagtatgtttataatgtattatagACATGGAcatcatagaaagtgttaccaATATATATATCAACCTCTACACTgatacatttcagagggaaatattttattttttattttatttgtgctaCACTATTTGttacattattttacagtgAAGAAGATTAAGATTtgacatacaaaacatataacAACTTTATTGGCGAGTTCAACACTTTTGAGGTGTACATGCTCAGAATTGGATTGGTTGATTTACCACCCACCTGGCCCAAATAATGGCTTCCTAATTGAATTTGCTGAGTTTTTACCTTCTGTGGTTGTTAAACTTGCCAAAGTTTTGATTGTCAGTGATTTCAATATTCATGTTGATGATGCATCAGATAAATTTGCCGCTGAGTTTTTAAGCACTACTCCATCGTTAAATTTAATGCAACATGCATCAGGGCCAAACCACAATCATGGTCACACTTTTGATTTGGTTTTTACTTTGGGTCTGAATCTTAATACTTTATGCATTGATGACTTTTATGTGTCTaaccacaaatgtattatttttcatactGTCTTCAATGCTGAAACCCAATCCATGAAATGTACGACCCATTCTTGCACTCTCAACAGCCGCTCTGCAGACAAATTTGCCTCTGTCTCTGTAGACCTTACTAAGGATATGGCTTTCCCTGCCTAGACCGATGATTTAGTCTGATCCTTTAATAACCTCTGTTTGTCAATCCTAGATGTTGTTActccacttaaaaaaaatctctttgtaCGGTTAACTCATCCTCTTGGATGACTGACGACATACGCTGTCTTAAAAGAGAGTGCAGAAAGGTTGAGTATGGGTGGAAACACACTAAATTGGAGGTTCATTTTATTCCCATGAAGGAACTACTTTCATCTTTTAATAAGAAAGTGACAGAGATGAGAACTGCTTATATTtctaatttgattaattgcaatAAATCCCAGAGCTTTGTTTAGCACTATCGATAGATTGGTTAACCCTGCCTCTCCCCCTGTACTGGtcttttaaaataatgactgtgaaatgtttttatcattttttgttaACAAGGTCACTGATAAAAGGTCTAAAATATTGCCTTCCTGTACCCCTGGAGTAGACTGTCTGGtctgtgtttctttatttaGCCACTTTAGCCCAATATCATTGGAAGAACTCACAGCCATTGTCTTCCAAAAGCGCCCCTCCTCTAGCTCTCCTGACATTCTTCCAACCActctttttaaagatgttttcagTTCCTTTGGACCATACTTACTCTCTATTATAAATAGTTCCCTTAGCTCTGCCTGATTATTTTAAGCATGCGATTATTCAGCCACTCTAGAAGAAGCCAAGCCTTGACCCATTGCTtcccagtaactacagacctaTATCAAAACCTCCTTTTCTTTCCAACGTCTTGGAAAAAGTAGTATGTAAACAACTTGAAGGAATGAAATCTTTGATAAATTCCAGTCTGGTTTTCGTGTGGGGCACAGTAACTTCTCTGATTAGGGTttcaaatgatattttaataCATGCTGATGCTGGGGAATGTTCAGTTCTGTTGCTGCTTGACCTAAGTGTAACTTTTGACACTTAGTAGGCTCCAGCAGTGGGCGAGTATAACCGGGACTGCCCTAGACTGGTTTGCCTCCTATTTCTCAGACAGGAGTTTTTCTGTGGCCAATGATCATTATGTCTCCTCATCTGCTCGGCTGACGTGGTCTACCCCAAGGTTCAATCCTTGGTCCTTTTCTTTGCTCCCTGTACATGCTCCCCCTTGGTTTCATAATTAGTCGATTTAAGTGTATTTCTTATCACTGCTATGCGGACGATACACCGCTATACTTTTCTTTCAATTTGTATGACCTTAGCAAACTCTCTACCTTGCAAGACTGCCTAATAGCTATCCAGAAGTGGATGTCAAATAACTTCCTCCAACTTAACCCTGACAGCAGTCCTTATTATAGGCCCTGAGAGCATTtctgagaaaacacagcagcGTATTGGTCCTCTAGCAGAAAATGTTAAGCGAGCCTCAAAAAACCCAGGAGTTTTCTTTCACCAACACAAGAACTTCGAGTGGCACATAAAGACTAAGAACAAAAATCAAAGCTATACTATCCTTTCAAGatctggaaaaaaatcattaatgatTTTCTCTCCTCCCGTCTTGATTATTGTAACTCCATGTTCACAACCCTGAAACCcttaaaattcttttaattaCCTATAAAGCACTACATGGCTGGCCCCACGTTATATTTCCAAGTTATTGTGTCCCCTGGCCACAGTGAGATCACTGAGGTCTACTGACCAAAGCCTTCTGGCTGTTCCGAAATCTAGGCTTAAAACTAAAGGTGACTTTACTTTTGCAGTTGTGTCCGCTACCCTCTGGAACCGTCTTCCCCTAGTTATAAAAAATGCTGAGTCGGTTGGTAGTTTTAAGAAGCTGTTAAAAACTCACCTGTTTCGTAAGCACTTTGTCCCATAATGTGTGATTGCCCCATgtaagttttattgtttttattgtttatgtatCTGACTTCTGTGTAGTTTTAtggtttttactgttttttatattgttattatattggTATATACATTGTAcagcaccttgtaactctggttttgaaaggtgctttataaataaagtttacttacttactttataaaatatgatgcattctTACAGATCAAATTGTCCAGCTGCATGTGAAAAAGTTGATATAACCTCCAACTTTGTCAGctaaatgctgcttacacataaatacatcagTTACAATGATACAACACTACAACATATGTAATGCTCTAACGTGACTGGGATCATCATCTACATAAGTAGGAATTGCTTGcttttgatacttaaaatacattttttatggtattacttttatacttttaacTACAAAAAATTATGAGTTTTAATtacaagttaaaaataaaaagcaatactgtatattacctgtttaaatataaatattcatatgcaaaatacacacatttacata
Coding sequences within:
- the wdr83 gene encoding WD repeat domain-containing protein 83; amino-acid sequence: MAFPLPRPQAPQLPQHLLRTVDCQQGAVRAVRFNSDGNYLLSCGSDKSLKLWSVSRGTLLKTYSGHGYEVLDADSSYDNSQICSCSSDKTVILWDVATGQVTRKLRGHAGKVNCVQFNEEATVILSGSIDGTVRCWDTRSRRFEPIQVLDEARDSISSVKVMQHELLTGSVDGRVRRYDLRMGQLHVDFISSPITCVCFSQDGQCTLSSSLDSTVRLLDKSTGEMLGEYTGHKMKGYKLDCCLSNKDTHILSCSEDGHVYCWDLVEGSLSLKLPVGKAVVQSLSFHPTETCLLTAMEGRVQVWGAEPEETEEDTMAT